The sequence ATGATTTATTGGTCCGGAAAGCAATGTTTGCCAGGTGGCAGAGCAGCGTACTCCGGGCTCCTTCTTCAATCGTCGAGTTCTGCTTCTCTTTCCCCCGGATTGCCTCGAAGAAATTCTGGATATGCCGGGTGGTCATATCGCCACCACCGCCCAGGGCTGTTCCCGCTTCTGAGCCGGTCGCCTTACTATCCTTGATCATTTTGCCGTCGCGGTTAAACAGTTTATACCCGCCCCGATCGACATACACCGTGCCGTTGGTTCCATAAATAATGGTTCCCCGGTCGCTGCCGTATGTTTTGTGTCCGTTCCGGCTCTTGCCATCCCACTTGATGATTTTGTCGCCGGGGAAACGGAACGTCGCATCCATCGTGTCATAAACAGCCCAGCCATCTTCCGGGAAATACCGCTTGGCAGCCTCAACGGTCACATATTCCGGAAATTCTACCTGCAACGCCCAGCGGGCCACGTCGAGTTCGTGGGTGGCGTTATTACCACTTTCGGCCGTTCCGTAGAGCCAGCCATACCAGTGCCAGTTGTAATCCCAGGTATCGTGCGTGTAGTCAGTGCGGGGAGCTGGCCCCTGAAATAAATCCCAGTCGAGGCCATCCGGAACGGGTGCTTTCTTTGGAATGGGGACTTCACCCCGGTTATTGGCATAGAATGCCACGGCTTTATAGGCCTTGCCAATCACCCCGTTGTGAATCTGGTTGACGATGTCGATGGATTCCAGCGCCGAGCGTTGCTGGTTGCCCATCTGAACGACTTTATTGTATTTTTTCTGAAACTCGACTAGCAGTTCACCTTCGCGGGGATTCTGACTGCACGGCTTTTCGACGTACACGTGCTTTCCGCCCTGGATGGCCAGCCAGGTGCCGGGGGCATGCCAGTGATCAGGCGTTGCATTGATGAGCACATCCACATTTTTATCGGCGATGACCTTCCGGATATCGTTTTCCAGCTTCGGTTTGTAGTCGATATGCTTCGAAAACTTCTGAAGTGCCGACTCCCGCTGTTTCTTCATCACATCGCAGAGGTACACCAGCTCGACATTACTGTTCTTTTTGGAGATCGGTTCGTAATAGGCCTCCAGCCGACGTCCCAATCCGGCAATGGCAACGTTCAGCCGCTCGTTGGCACCAATTATTTTAGCATAGCTCTTGGCCGACATGCCGGTTGCCAGTCCGCCAACGGTTAGCCCAGCCGTACTCAGGGCCGCTTTCTTGATAAACTCTCGTCTTGAATTTTCCATTAATTACAGGTTGTTAGTCATTGGGCAAACTGGCTACGACTTCCGTTTGCGGGAGGCATCACAAACGCCTTTGAAATAACCGACCGATTCGGCAATCCCGGCCAACGGGTCTTTCATATCTTTTTCGTATTCCAGACTACAGCTGCCCTCGTATTTCACCTTCCGCAGCATCTCAACAAAAGCCGGTATGTCAATGACGCCCCGGCCCAGTTCGCAGGTTTTTCCTTCTTTGGAAGCCGCCGTTACGTTTTTGAGATGGATATCAAAAATGCGCTTGGCGTATGTTTGCAGATCGGCAACGGGGTCGTCGCCATTGCGCCGGTCGTGGCCCATATCAAAACAGAAACCGATTCGGGGGTCCAGGTCCTTAATGGCACTGTAAATAGACACCGCATTGGGATACAGTGCGATATCAGGCCCGTGGTTGTGAATGGCGTACCGGAAATCATACTCCTTCACTTTCTTGTCGACATAGGGCAATAACTCTGTATTCGGAACGCCGATGATGAGTTTTACCCCAACCCGTTTGGCGTACGCAAACGCATTGTCGACCTCCTGGGTCGTTATCATGTAGATTGGACCAACGGCATAACCCGTAACCCCTGACTTGGCCAGCTTTTCGTGAAAAGCCGTGATTTGTTCGGGTGTGCTCGTTAAGGGCAGATGAAAATCCTTGATGCACAAATAGTGTACATCCGTTTTCTTCATCATTTCAAGCGACTGATCCAGGTTGAAATTAACAAAGGTGTACCCGGCCATGCCCAGTTTAAATAAATCCTCGCCGGGGGCTTTATTGGCTTCAACCCTATTCACCGAGGCTATAGCAGCCGGACTCATCGTGGCTAGTGCAGCACTGCCTCCGGCACTTTTTAGAAACGATCGTCGTGTCGTCATTAATACTTACGGGTAAATTTTATGGCTATTCAGTATTCGTAAGGCTAAATTAGTTTGTTTTTACTGACTACAGGGTATTTATCCGAAACAGATTCTCGATAATCCCGAAAACGTTTCTACATTTGTCTCGCTGAAAAGCGAAGCTTTAGGGGTGCCCAGACCGGGCTGAGATACTACCCTTTGAACCTGAACAGGATAATACCTGCGGAGGGAAAAGCGAGAAGGTTTTTTCTGGACGATTGCAGGCCTGGTTAGCCGCATGCATTGTTTCCCGTCCTTCTTCAGTTTATCCTCCCTGTCAGACTGCCCGGTTTACCCCTATCGTTTGTGCTTTTCTGCGCATGATGCACAACTATGCTCGTTTCAGTCAACAATCAATCCGTTGAAATGCCCTCGGCAGCCTCACTAGGCAGTCTGCTGAACCAATTAGCTCTTGCCGACCAGAAAGGCATTGCCGTAGCCGTTAACAACACCATTGTTTCCCGCATGGACTGGTCGCAGTATATCTTATCGGGAAACGATAAAGTCACCATTCTACAAGCTACACAGGGAGGATAACATGAGCCAGAAAACCGAACACCCAGCACAACCTGCCATTACCCGTCAGCCACTGACCGGCTCCCGTAAAATTTACGTGCCGGGTCAATTGCACGACATCCGCGTATCCATGCGGGAGATTACCCTCTCAGATACGATAGCGCATGTACATTCGGGCACTAAACTGAGCCGCCAGCCCAACGCCCCCGTAACCGTCTATGATACCAGTGGCCCCTATACCGATCCCGACGCGGTGATCGATCTGCAACGGGGCCTCCCCCGACTGCGTGAACCCTGGATTACCAGTCGGGAGGATGTGGAGCCATTGGCGGCCTTCTCATCGACGTACAGTAATCAGCGGTTGGGCAACCCAACACTTGACTTCCTGCGCTTTGCCCACATCCGTCACCCCTATCGAGCCAAAGCCGGTCAAAACGTGACGCAGCTGCACTATGCCCGAAAGGGGATTATCACCCCCGAAATGGAGTACATCGCTATTCGGGAGAACCAGCGCATCGACAGCCGCAATGATCAATCAGCCCTCTGGCAGCAACATCCGGGCATGAGTTTCGGGGCGAATACGCCCAAACAGGTCATCACTCCGGAGTTTGTCCGACAGGAAGTTGCGGCCGGTCGTGCCATCATTCCGGCCAACATCAATCATCCGGAAAGCGAACCCATGATTATCGGGCGAAATTTTCTGGTTAAGATCAACACCAATATCGGCAACTCCGTTGTCTCGTCAAGTATTGAAGAGGAGGTCGAAAAAGCGGTATGGAGCTGCCGTTGGGGTGGCGATACTCTGATGGATCTATCGACGGGAAAGAATATTCACGAAACCCGCGAGTGGATCATTCGCAACTGCCCGGTACCGGTCGGTACGGTTCCGATTTACCAGGCCCTCGAAAAAGTGAATGGCAAGGCAGAAGCCCTAACGTGGGAGTTATTCCGTGATACGCTCATTGAGCAGGCCGAACAGGGCGTCGATTATTTCACGATTCATGCGGGCGTTCTGCTTCGGTATATTCCCCTGACGGCCCGCCGGGTTACGGGAATTGTGTCGCGCGGGGGGAGCATCATGGCCAAATGGTGCCTGGCCCATCATCAGGAGAATTTCCTGTATACGCATTTTGAGGATATCTGCGCCATCATGAAAGCGTATGATGTATCGTTTTCGCTGGGCGACGGCCTGAGGCCGGGCTCCATTGCCGATGCCAACGACGCGGCCCAGTTCGCCGAGCTGGAAACCCTGGGCGAACTGACTAAAATCGCCTGGAAGCACGATGTGCAGGTGATGATCGAAGGCCCCGGTCATGTGCCGATGCACCTCATCAAAGAGAACATGGATAAACAGTTGCAGTGCTGCGAGGAAGCACCTTTTTACACCCTCGGCCCGCTGACAACCGACATTGCCCCTGGTTATGACCACATTACGTCGGGCATCGGTGCGGCCATGATCGGCTGGTTCGGTACGGCCATGCTTTGTTACGTGACCCCTAAAGAACACCTCGGTCTGCCGAATAAAAAGGACGTAAAAGACGGCGTGATCACCTATAAGATTGCGGCTCACGCAGCCGATCTGGCGAAAGGACATCCGGGAGCGCAGTACCGCGATAACGCATTGAGTAAGGCACGCTTTGAATTCCGCTGGGAGGATCAGTTTAATCTCTCGCTCGATCCGGACACGGCACGGGCTTTTCATGACGAAACCTTACCGGCCGAAGGAGCCAAGATTGCCCATTTCTGCTCGATGTGCGGCCCCAATTTCTGTTCGATGAAAATCACCCAGGATGTACGCGATTACGCCGAGCAGCATGCGCTGGGCCACGACGAAGTATTCGATAAAGCAATGCAGGCAAAAGCCAAGGAATTTGCCGAACAGGGCAATCAGCTTTACCTATGATCAGCTTAAAAATAAGCCCGTTACACTACATTACGACCAGCCCCGAACAGGCCGAACTTGCCTGTTCGGGTGGTGCGGACTGGATTCAGTTGCGACTCAAAAACCAGCCCTATCAGGCCTGGAAAGCAGTAGCCCTGGAAACGCTGGCCGTC comes from Spirosoma aureum and encodes:
- a CDS encoding Gfo/Idh/MocA family protein, translated to MENSRREFIKKAALSTAGLTVGGLATGMSAKSYAKIIGANERLNVAIAGLGRRLEAYYEPISKKNSNVELVYLCDVMKKQRESALQKFSKHIDYKPKLENDIRKVIADKNVDVLINATPDHWHAPGTWLAIQGGKHVYVEKPCSQNPREGELLVEFQKKYNKVVQMGNQQRSALESIDIVNQIHNGVIGKAYKAVAFYANNRGEVPIPKKAPVPDGLDWDLFQGPAPRTDYTHDTWDYNWHWYGWLYGTAESGNNATHELDVARWALQVEFPEYVTVEAAKRYFPEDGWAVYDTMDATFRFPGDKIIKWDGKSRNGHKTYGSDRGTIIYGTNGTVYVDRGGYKLFNRDGKMIKDSKATGSEAGTALGGGGDMTTRHIQNFFEAIRGKEKQNSTIEEGARSTLLCHLANIAFRTNKSFAIDSKNGHIQDKDAMKLWSREYEKGWEPKL
- the thiC gene encoding phosphomethylpyrimidine synthase ThiC, producing the protein MSQKTEHPAQPAITRQPLTGSRKIYVPGQLHDIRVSMREITLSDTIAHVHSGTKLSRQPNAPVTVYDTSGPYTDPDAVIDLQRGLPRLREPWITSREDVEPLAAFSSTYSNQRLGNPTLDFLRFAHIRHPYRAKAGQNVTQLHYARKGIITPEMEYIAIRENQRIDSRNDQSALWQQHPGMSFGANTPKQVITPEFVRQEVAAGRAIIPANINHPESEPMIIGRNFLVKINTNIGNSVVSSSIEEEVEKAVWSCRWGGDTLMDLSTGKNIHETREWIIRNCPVPVGTVPIYQALEKVNGKAEALTWELFRDTLIEQAEQGVDYFTIHAGVLLRYIPLTARRVTGIVSRGGSIMAKWCLAHHQENFLYTHFEDICAIMKAYDVSFSLGDGLRPGSIADANDAAQFAELETLGELTKIAWKHDVQVMIEGPGHVPMHLIKENMDKQLQCCEEAPFYTLGPLTTDIAPGYDHITSGIGAAMIGWFGTAMLCYVTPKEHLGLPNKKDVKDGVITYKIAAHAADLAKGHPGAQYRDNALSKARFEFRWEDQFNLSLDPDTARAFHDETLPAEGAKIAHFCSMCGPNFCSMKITQDVRDYAEQHALGHDEVFDKAMQAKAKEFAEQGNQLYL
- a CDS encoding TIM barrel protein — its product is MTTRRSFLKSAGGSAALATMSPAAIASVNRVEANKAPGEDLFKLGMAGYTFVNFNLDQSLEMMKKTDVHYLCIKDFHLPLTSTPEQITAFHEKLAKSGVTGYAVGPIYMITTQEVDNAFAYAKRVGVKLIIGVPNTELLPYVDKKVKEYDFRYAIHNHGPDIALYPNAVSIYSAIKDLDPRIGFCFDMGHDRRNGDDPVADLQTYAKRIFDIHLKNVTAASKEGKTCELGRGVIDIPAFVEMLRKVKYEGSCSLEYEKDMKDPLAGIAESVGYFKGVCDASRKRKS
- the thiS gene encoding sulfur carrier protein ThiS translates to MLVSVNNQSVEMPSAASLGSLLNQLALADQKGIAVAVNNTIVSRMDWSQYILSGNDKVTILQATQGG